Genomic DNA from Streptomyces sp. GS7:
CCTGGAGGTGACCTACGAGGGCTCGACGCCGCTCGGTGACACGACGGAGATGTACAACCTCGCGTGATGGGCATTCGAGGCCGGATCGCCCTGGCCATTTCGTGTATGACGGCGCTGGCCGTTGTGGTGCTCGGGTTCGCCGTGCACCACATTGCCGGCAACGAGCGGGAGCGGTCGGCCCGGGCGTATCAGGACGAGCGGCTGAGTTCGGCGCTGCAGATCTATGAGCGGGACGGCACGCTGGCGCTGGGCGCGCAGCTGGACGATGCGGCGTTGCCGCCGCCGCTGCGGGCGGCGGTGTTCCACAACCGTTCGGGGACGTATCTGAGCGGTGGGGAGGATCCCCGGGTGTGGGCGGCGACCGGGGTCGGCGGGGACGGGGCCCGGCCGGCGCGGTCGCTGTCGGTGTCGGCGGCGTATCCGTCGGACGATCCGGCGCAGGTGGCGCTGGACCGGGCGCTGCTGATCGCCGGGTGCGGCACGGTGGTGCTGATGGCGGGGGTGTCGTGGTTCGTGGCGCAGCGGCTGTCGCGGCGGCTGCGGCTGAGTGCGGCGGCGGCGCGGCGGATCGCGGCCGGTGAGCCGCCGGACGCGGACGCGCTGGCCAGCAACGGCCGGGACGAGGTGGCCGAGCTGGGCCGCAGTGTGCACCACATGGCGACGTCGCTGGCGGCGCGGGTGGAGGCGGAGCGGGAGTTCACCGCGGATGTGGCGCATGAGCTGCGGACGCCGGTGGCCGGGCTGGTGGCGGCGGCGGAGCTGCTGCCGCAGCAGCGTGCGGTGGAGTTGGTGCGGGACCGGGCGCAGGCGATGCGGCGGCTGGTGGAGGACCTGCTGGAGGTGTCGCGGCTGGACGCGGGGGTGGAGCGGGCCGATCTGGATGCCTGCGAGCTGCCGTCGCTGGTGCGCGGGATCGTGACGCGGGCGGCGCGGCAGCGCGGGGTGGACGATCTGTCGGTGTCGGTGACGGTCGAGGGGGAGCCGCGGATCGTGGAGACGGACCGGCGCCGGGTGGAGCGGGTGCTGGTGAATCTGCTGGCGAACGCGGCCAAGCACGGCAAGCCGCCGATCGAGGTGGTGGTGGCGGGCTCGCGGATCGTGGTGCGCGACCACGGTCCGGGGTATCCGGCGGAGCTGTGCGCGGAGGGGCCGCGGCGGTTCCGTACGGCGGCGCCGGAGCGCGGTACGGGGCACGGCCTGGGGCTGACGATCGCGGCCGGTCAGGCGGAAGTGCTGGGCGCGCGGCTGGAGTTCGGGGCGGCCGCGGAGGGCGGCGCCGAGGCGGTGCTGGAGCTGCCGGACCGTGCGGTGGTGGTGGCACCGGAGCCGGCGGCGCCGTAGCCAGGGCCTGACCCACCGGACAGGCCAGGGGGCCGTCGCCGTGCGGCAGGGGCGCGACGGCCCCTGCCGCGGCGGGTGTTACGGCGTTACGGCGTGCCGGTGCTGCGGTGTGACGGCGTCACAGCGTGATGGCGGCACGGTGTGACGGCGTTACAGTCCCAGATCCTTGATGATCTTGGCGACGTGCCCGGTGGCCTTGACGTTGTACAGCGCGCGCTCGACCTTGCCGTCCTCGTCGAGGATGACGGTGGAGCGGATCACGCCGGTGACGGTCTTGCCGTAGAGCTTCTTCTCGCCGAAGGCGCCGTAGGCGGTCAGGACCTCCTTCTCGGGGTCGCCGAGCAGGGTGACCTTGAGGTCTTCCTTCTCGCGGAACGTGGCGAGCTTCTCCGGCTTGTCGGGCGAGATGCCGATGACGTCGTAGCCGTGGCCGGCGAGGAAGTCGAGGTTGTCGGTGAAGTCGCACGCCTGCTTGGTGCAGCCGGGGGTGAGCGCGGCCGGGTAGAAGTAGACGATGACCTTGCGGCCCTTGTGGTCGGCGAGCGAGACCTGCTTGCCGTCCGCGTCGGGCAGGGTGAAGGCGGGCGCGTTGTCGCCGGGCTGGAGCCGCTCGCTCATGCCGCGACCTCGCTCCGCGTGCTGTGCTCCCTCATGGTGGCCTCCGTCTCCTGGCGGGTGGTTCCGTACGCCCCGAACACTAGCCAGGCGGGCGGCGGGACGGGGCGAGGGGCGGTGCGGCTGCCCGAAACGGGGGTGCTGTGGGGCGCGCGGAGGTACGAGCTGACAGACTGTCCCTTAAGGATCGGTGCACGGAGCGTGGTGGCCGGTTCCCCACGGGGCTCGGTGGCCGGCCCTTGGACGCATCGGCACGAGATGACGGAGGCAGCGCGGTGTCGGAAGCCAGGACCCCTGCGCAGATCGAGGCGGACATCGTCCGCAGGCGGCAGGCTCTCGCCGTGACGCTCGACGAGATCGGTGTGCGGCTGCACCCGAAGACGATCGTGGGCGATGCGAAGGCGAAGGCGGCACAGGCCGTGGACCGTACGGCGGGGCGGGCCTATGTGGCCGCCCACCGCGCGCTGTCGGACATGCGGGGCCAGCTGGTGTCGGAGGACGGCGCACCGCGGCTGGAGCGGATCATTCCGGTGGCCGTGATCGGGGTGGCCGTGGTGGGTCTGCTGGCGCTGGGCTCCAGGAAGCGGCGCGACTAGGGCCGCTCGGAGCGGGCTGCCCGGGGCCGCCGAACCGGCCCGCGGTGCATGATCGCCGGCGCCGGGCAGGTACGGTCATGCCGTGAGCCCGAATAACACCCAGGACACCCACGACAAGCTGCCGATCCGGATGCTGCACGACCGCGTGCTGGTCCGGACGGACATCCCCGAGGGCGAGCGCCGCTCGACCGGGGGCATCGTCATTCCCGCGACCGCGGCGGTCGGCCGCCGCCTGGCCTGGGCCGAGGTGGTCGCGGTCGGGCAGAACGTACGGACCGTCGAGGTGGGCGACCGGGTGCTGTACGACCCGGAGGACCGGGCCGAGGTCGAGGTGCGCGGGGTGGCGTACGTGCTGATGCGCGAGCGCGACCTGCACGCGGTGGCCGCGGAGCGGCTGGAGGGCGCGGACGACGCGACCGGGCTGTACCTGTAGGGCTCCCGACTCGTAGGACTCCTGGCTCTCTCTAGGACTCCTGGCTCCCTCGGGGGTGGTGACCTGGTTCACCACCTCCGAGGGAGCCTTTTGCTAGCCTCGGGGGAACCCGACGAGACGCGCCGTACCGGGTCACGACAAGACGACGCACCCCTGTTGAAGCTCTGTTCACGGAGGTGCCGTCATGGCATGGATCCTGCTTGCCGTCGCCGGTCTGCTGGAGGTCGGCTGGTCGATCGGGATGAAGTTCACCGACGGTTTCACCCGGCTGTGGCCCAGTGTGTTCACCGGCGCGGGCATCGTCGCCAGCATGCTGCTGCTCTCCTACGCGGCCCGGACGCTGCCGATCGGCACGGCGTACGGCGTGTGGGTGGGCATCGGGGCGGCCGGCGCGGCGGTCGTCGGGATGCTGGTGCTCGGCGAGCCGGCGACCGCGGCGCGGATCTTCTTCATCTGCCTGCTGCTGGTGGCGGTGGTCGGGTTGAAGGCGACGTCGGGGCACTGATGCTGGCTGGGGGTCCGGGGGTTGTCCCCCGGGAGGTGCGGTATCTGCCTGCTGCTGGTGGCGGTGGTCGGGTTGAAGGCGACGTCGGGGCACTGATCCGGGCGTTGCGGCCTTCCGGGCCCGATCCGTCGGACGGGCCCGGGCACCGCCGGGTTCAGTCCCCGGGATACGCGGCCAGGTCGTCGGCGTTCGGAACGAAGGTCGGGAACGACTGGGTGGGCCCGGTGGGGGGTCCCGCGGTCGGGAACTGCGGTGGGGTCGGTACGCCGGTCGGTCCGGTGGGGGTGCCGGTCCCGGGCGGGGCGGTGGTGGCCGTGGGGTTGCCGGTGTCGGTCGGGCCGGTGGACGGCGAGGCCGATCCGCTCGGCGATTCCGGGGTGCTGCCGGACGGTTCGGGGGTCGCGCTCTGCTCGGCGCCTTCCTCCAGTTGCAGGTCGAAGTCCCGTACGGGGCGGCCGTTGAGGGCGGCGGCGGTGTAGTCGGCCCAGATCTGGGCGGGGAAGTCGCCGCCGTTGAGCCGGGGTTGGCCGGCCGCGCCGTACAGCGGCTCCTGGGCGGCGTTGTCCGGGTTCTGGCCCAGTACGGCGACGACGGTGGCGAGTTCGGGGGTGTAGCCGGCGAACCAGGCGGCCTTGTCGTCCTCCGCGGTGCCGGTCTTGCCGGCGGCCGGGCGCGCGGCGGCCTGGGCGGCCTGGGCGGTGCCGCCGTCGACGACGCTCTGGAGGATCTGGGTGGTGGTGTCGGCGGCGGCGCGGCTGACGGCGGTGGTCTGCTCGCGGTCCGGGAGTTCGACGTCCTCGCCGCTCTTGGTGACGGAGTCGACCAGGGTGTACGGGAGTTGGCTGCCGTGCCGGGCGAGGGTCGCGTAGACCTGGGTCATGTCGAGCACGCTGGGGGTGGCGGTGCCCAGGGAGACGGCGCCCCGGGAGGAGGCCAGGCTGGGCGTCTTGGCGGGGATGCCGAGGGCGATCGCGGTGTTCTTGACGGTGTCCGGGCCGACGTCGATGCCCATCTGGGCGTAGACGGAGTTGACGGACTTGTCGGTGGCCTCGGTGACGGTGATCGGCCCGTAGGAGCGGTCGTCCTCGTTGGCGGGCGC
This window encodes:
- the bcp gene encoding thioredoxin-dependent thiol peroxidase gives rise to the protein MSERLQPGDNAPAFTLPDADGKQVSLADHKGRKVIVYFYPAALTPGCTKQACDFTDNLDFLAGHGYDVIGISPDKPEKLATFREKEDLKVTLLGDPEKEVLTAYGAFGEKKLYGKTVTGVIRSTVILDEDGKVERALYNVKATGHVAKIIKDLGL
- a CDS encoding sensor histidine kinase → MGIRGRIALAISCMTALAVVVLGFAVHHIAGNERERSARAYQDERLSSALQIYERDGTLALGAQLDDAALPPPLRAAVFHNRSGTYLSGGEDPRVWAATGVGGDGARPARSLSVSAAYPSDDPAQVALDRALLIAGCGTVVLMAGVSWFVAQRLSRRLRLSAAAARRIAAGEPPDADALASNGRDEVAELGRSVHHMATSLAARVEAEREFTADVAHELRTPVAGLVAAAELLPQQRAVELVRDRAQAMRRLVEDLLEVSRLDAGVERADLDACELPSLVRGIVTRAARQRGVDDLSVSVTVEGEPRIVETDRRRVERVLVNLLANAAKHGKPPIEVVVAGSRIVVRDHGPGYPAELCAEGPRRFRTAAPERGTGHGLGLTIAAGQAEVLGARLEFGAAAEGGAEAVLELPDRAVVVAPEPAAP
- a CDS encoding GroES family chaperonin — translated: MLHDRVLVRTDIPEGERRSTGGIVIPATAAVGRRLAWAEVVAVGQNVRTVEVGDRVLYDPEDRAEVEVRGVAYVLMRERDLHAVAAERLEGADDATGLYL
- a CDS encoding DUF3618 domain-containing protein, yielding MSEARTPAQIEADIVRRRQALAVTLDEIGVRLHPKTIVGDAKAKAAQAVDRTAGRAYVAAHRALSDMRGQLVSEDGAPRLERIIPVAVIGVAVVGLLALGSRKRRD
- a CDS encoding DMT family transporter, whose product is MAWILLAVAGLLEVGWSIGMKFTDGFTRLWPSVFTGAGIVASMLLLSYAARTLPIGTAYGVWVGIGAAGAAVVGMLVLGEPATAARIFFICLLLVAVVGLKATSGH